Proteins from one Desulfonema limicola genomic window:
- a CDS encoding formylglycine-generating enzyme family protein — translation MKGKIFSLICLIALFMSIQASALTTEEAVLIERLKYDPDGDGKVGLEVAVNALQIVAGIKQADYTNSLGMSFKQIPAGTFMMGSPTDELGRISNETLHQVTLSKSFYIQTTEVTQAQWETVMGSNPSYFAACGSNCPVEKVSWDDIQLFIVEMNNRGEGTYRLPTEAEWEYAARAGSTTALANGNITETACEADANLDAMGWYCGNSDSTKHPVAQKKPNAWGLFDMHGNVVEWLEDDWHDNYTDSPTDGSSWVDVPRASFRAARSGSWRDNAMHCRSANRHRLEPSRRDTDVGFRLVFFPDQ, via the coding sequence ATGAAAGGTAAAATTTTTAGTCTAATATGTTTGATAGCATTATTTATGAGTATTCAGGCGTCCGCACTTACTACTGAAGAAGCAGTATTGATTGAAAGGCTGAAATATGATCCAGACGGAGATGGGAAAGTCGGTTTGGAAGTGGCTGTTAATGCCTTGCAGATTGTTGCAGGAATCAAGCAAGCCGATTACACCAACAGCCTGGGCATGAGCTTTAAACAGATTCCAGCAGGGACATTCATGATGGGTAGCCCAACTGATGAGTTAGGAAGAATCAGCAATGAAACTCTGCATCAGGTCACTTTGAGCAAATCCTTTTACATACAGACTACTGAAGTTACACAAGCTCAGTGGGAGACGGTTATGGGTAGCAATCCTTCATATTTTGCTGCTTGCGGTAGTAACTGTCCGGTGGAAAAGGTGTCATGGGATGATATACAGTTATTTATTGTTGAAATGAATAATCGTGGTGAAGGAACTTATCGGCTCCCAACTGAGGCTGAGTGGGAGTATGCTGCACGAGCCGGAAGTACCACAGCTTTAGCCAATGGAAATATAACTGAAACTGCTTGCGAGGCTGATGCGAATCTGGACGCAATGGGCTGGTACTGTGGTAATTCTGATAGCACTAAACACCCAGTTGCACAAAAAAAACCAAATGCTTGGGGTTTGTTTGATATGCACGGCAATGTCGTGGAATGGTTGGAAGATGACTGGCATGATAATTATACTGATTCTCCTACTGACGGAAGTTCATGGGTTGATGTACCAAGGGCCTCATTCCGGGCTGCCCGCAGCGGTAGCTGGCGTGACAATGCTATGCACTGCCGATCAGCTAATCGTCATAGGCTTGAACCGTCTCGCAGGGACACTGATGTGGGATTTAGACTTGTCTTCTTCCCAGATCAGTAA
- a CDS encoding toxin-antitoxin system TumE family protein: MIEKYFLQLEHIIQQFSNIRSLTLKKKIYNTRQGYITGSVIFENGYRLDFTEVRNTDLKSKIKYRYQYMNELMEQIFRYDNAPHHSNINTFPHHKHEKEEIKESGEPTLSDVLTEIAGIQRK; this comes from the coding sequence ATGATCGAAAAATATTTTTTACAGCTTGAGCATATTATTCAGCAATTTTCGAATATTCGATCTCTTACTCTGAAGAAAAAGATTTATAATACCAGGCAGGGGTATATTACAGGATCAGTCATCTTTGAAAACGGTTATAGACTGGATTTTACAGAAGTCAGAAATACCGATTTAAAATCCAAAATAAAGTACCGTTATCAGTATATGAACGAATTAATGGAACAAATTTTCCGCTATGATAATGCTCCTCATCATTCCAATATTAATACTTTTCCTCACCATAAACATGAAAAAGAAGAGATTAAAGAGAGTGGTGAACCTACACTTTCTGACGTACTTACTGAGATTGCCGGAATTCAACGAAAATAG
- a CDS encoding IS4 family transposase, giving the protein MDTSENIKLKLSEILTREEVNAIAKKTGFFQRTGRICPFDFLMVLIFRLAVSYPPALRLMVSFLEKDVSRSGLHQRFSEKAAEFVKCCLQTIIAKQTMKDQPVSIKLLEPFNRVIIQDSSSWDISPQLKEIYTGAGGSASKANCKLQFCYDYKTGSIILLEDTKGTEPDQAHGKQIKDIVKENDLILRDLGYSSYETFADIAQKKAYFCSRFLTTSDVWELIDGKYVKVDFEKIFKQNDAGVELNVFLKGKGKDQYLPIRLIAFPVPQEIANLRRSRLHKNAAKKGRTCSPKGLFLCDWSMFIINASEDLIPSKMIRTLYRIRWSIELVFKNWKSILKIHVSSVRKNHWRIKCELYAKLILAVMVHSIHQKVHYSTWTIKKKEISFDSLWKYIIARAESLHGAVKKSASEYVAIINSSLTSIIKVCEKYHQPSRKTTLQMIDEMIGDVQHFKIIGKNCLT; this is encoded by the coding sequence ATGGATACAAGTGAAAATATTAAATTAAAACTTTCTGAAATTCTTACTCGCGAAGAAGTTAATGCAATAGCCAAAAAAACCGGTTTTTTTCAAAGAACAGGCAGAATATGTCCATTTGATTTTTTAATGGTACTGATTTTCAGATTAGCAGTTTCATATCCTCCAGCATTAAGATTAATGGTGTCGTTTCTTGAAAAAGATGTCAGCAGATCCGGTTTACATCAACGTTTTTCTGAAAAAGCTGCCGAATTTGTTAAATGCTGTTTGCAAACAATTATAGCAAAACAAACAATGAAAGACCAGCCTGTTTCTATAAAACTACTGGAGCCTTTTAACCGGGTAATAATTCAGGACAGTTCAAGTTGGGATATATCTCCTCAATTAAAAGAAATATATACCGGAGCAGGCGGAAGTGCTTCAAAAGCAAACTGCAAGCTTCAATTTTGTTATGACTATAAAACAGGTTCCATCATATTGCTTGAAGATACCAAAGGCACTGAACCAGATCAAGCACATGGAAAACAAATAAAAGATATTGTTAAAGAAAATGACTTAATCCTGAGAGATCTCGGATATTCATCATATGAGACATTTGCAGATATTGCACAAAAAAAAGCATATTTTTGTTCACGCTTTCTCACGACATCAGATGTTTGGGAACTCATAGACGGCAAATATGTCAAAGTGGATTTTGAAAAAATTTTTAAACAAAATGATGCCGGTGTGGAATTAAATGTATTTTTAAAAGGTAAAGGAAAAGACCAGTATCTTCCGATTCGTTTGATTGCTTTCCCTGTTCCTCAGGAGATCGCAAATCTCAGAAGGAGCAGATTACATAAAAACGCTGCTAAAAAAGGACGAACCTGCTCTCCCAAAGGGTTATTTTTGTGCGACTGGTCAATGTTTATTATAAATGCTTCTGAAGATTTGATTCCTTCAAAAATGATTCGCACTCTTTATCGCATTCGCTGGAGCATCGAACTGGTTTTCAAAAACTGGAAATCAATTCTTAAAATTCATGTCAGCAGTGTGCGAAAAAATCACTGGCGGATTAAATGCGAATTATATGCAAAATTGATATTGGCAGTCATGGTTCATTCAATTCATCAGAAAGTACATTATTCTACCTGGACAATAAAGAAAAAAGAAATCAGTTTTGATAGTCTGTGGAAATATATTATTGCAAGAGCAGAATCATTGCACGGAGCTGTCAAGAAATCCGCATCTGAGTATGTCGCCATAATAAATTCATCGCTTACTTCAATCATAAAAGTTTGCGAAAAATATCATCAGCCATCACGAAAAACAACGCTGCAAATGATAGACGAGATGATTGGTGATGTTCAACATTTTAAAATTATAGGAAAAAATTGTTTAACTTAA
- a CDS encoding TrkH family potassium uptake protein, which translates to MRWRYIIYVVGVLTFFTGVSMTAPIFIELFYGDKNVFPLLNSMNIAIAAGLIPWFFYRKQAAEIDYISPREGMAIVALGWMFVGFFGSLPFYLSGQFGSFTNSLFESVSGFTTTGSSILTDIESISRGLLFWRSFIQWLGGMGIIVLSLAILPLLGVGGMQLYKAEVPSPVPDKLKPRIRETAMILWKVYALFTLVEIMLFLIGGMGLYDAVNHALTTMPTGGFSTKNASIAQFDSLYFDLVIIFFMLMAGINFTLHFQFLKGSSLAFWKDAECRFFLGTVLLFTIIISFDIFGTVYNTIGQALRYSAFQVVSILTTTGYATADYEQWPAMSQAILLMCMFIGGSAGSTGGGMKCLRIMVCFKYCYKELFSLIHPHSVSHVKIAGKSIPEDVVRSVLGFLALYMGLFAIAAILLAGTGVDFVTAFGAIAATLGNIGPGFGMVGPVENFALIPDTGKWLLIWCMLLGRLEIYTVIILLVPEFWRK; encoded by the coding sequence ATGCGCTGGCGTTATATTATTTATGTTGTCGGGGTTTTGACTTTTTTTACAGGCGTTTCCATGACTGCACCTATTTTTATAGAGCTTTTTTATGGAGACAAAAATGTATTTCCTTTGCTTAATTCCATGAACATTGCCATAGCAGCAGGCCTGATTCCCTGGTTTTTTTATAGAAAACAAGCCGCAGAAATAGATTATATCAGCCCGAGGGAAGGTATGGCAATTGTAGCTTTAGGCTGGATGTTTGTAGGTTTTTTCGGGTCTCTTCCCTTTTACCTGAGCGGGCAGTTTGGTTCTTTTACCAACTCCCTTTTTGAATCAGTTTCAGGATTTACAACAACCGGTTCCTCCATACTCACAGATATTGAGTCCATATCCAGAGGGCTTCTTTTCTGGCGCAGCTTTATCCAGTGGCTGGGAGGTATGGGGATTATTGTACTTTCCCTTGCAATCCTGCCTTTGCTGGGTGTCGGCGGAATGCAGCTTTATAAAGCAGAGGTTCCCAGCCCGGTGCCGGATAAACTCAAGCCCCGTATCCGGGAAACTGCCATGATCCTCTGGAAGGTATATGCTCTCTTTACCCTGGTTGAAATAATGCTGTTTCTTATAGGCGGAATGGGGCTTTATGATGCTGTAAATCATGCTCTTACAACAATGCCTACCGGTGGATTTTCAACAAAAAACGCTTCAATAGCCCAATTTGACAGCCTTTATTTTGACCTGGTTATTATCTTTTTCATGCTCATGGCTGGTATTAATTTCACCCTTCACTTTCAATTTCTTAAAGGCAGTTCCCTTGCATTCTGGAAAGATGCAGAATGCAGGTTTTTTCTTGGCACAGTTCTTTTATTTACAATCATTATAAGCTTTGACATTTTTGGAACTGTATATAACACCATTGGACAAGCCCTTAGATACAGTGCGTTCCAGGTAGTATCCATTCTAACCACCACGGGCTATGCCACAGCAGATTATGAACAATGGCCTGCCATGTCCCAGGCAATACTCCTGATGTGCATGTTCATAGGCGGTTCAGCAGGGTCCACAGGCGGGGGCATGAAATGTCTCAGGATCATGGTATGCTTTAAATACTGCTACAAGGAACTTTTTTCCCTGATTCATCCCCATTCGGTCTCCCATGTCAAGATTGCCGGCAAATCAATACCAGAAGATGTTGTACGCAGTGTGCTGGGTTTTCTTGCCCTTTACATGGGCCTGTTTGCCATAGCTGCAATACTGCTTGCAGGTACAGGGGTTGATTTTGTTACAGCTTTTGGAGCAATTGCAGCCACCCTGGGAAATATCGGCCCAGGCTTTGGCATGGTAGGCCCGGTTGAAAACTTTGCCCTTATACCTGATACTGGCAAATGGCTGCTAATATGGTGTATGCTTTTGGGCAGACTTGAAATATATACTGTAATTATCTTACTTGTTCCTGAATTCTGGCGCAAATAG
- the trkA gene encoding Trk system potassium transporter TrkA, with translation MKIVIVGAGEVGFHIATHLARENKDVVIIDKNPDTLRRVSDNIDVQTVSGSGSSPVILEQAGIKDAEILLAVTNKDETNLVACLIADTLSPGTKKLARIRDADYDMYHNSFCSSSPHIDTIINPEIEVVKTIDRLMSVPGAVDVGEFADGRVKFIGIKMDENTNLEGVTLAELPGKMGGHRPLIGAILRNEKLIIPMGKDQLLAGDIVYFISQEEHVIKTLGFFNKHAEPISRVLIVGGGRIGTRLAKHLEKKSIQTKIIEKNPERCTILAEQLNKPVVLCGDGSDQVLLKEENIQDIDLIVTLTNDEETNILSSLLATRMGAKKSITKISKFSYFPLMMAIGIEQVIDPRLSAINSILQHIRRGKVLSAISIRGEEGEVLEAMALETSDIVGKPLKNISFPKGVLVTAVLRENEVIIPSGETIVIPNDRIIIFALRAAIPKIEKILAVKLEYF, from the coding sequence TTGAAGATTGTTATTGTTGGTGCTGGAGAAGTCGGGTTTCACATAGCCACTCATCTGGCAAGGGAAAACAAGGACGTTGTTATAATTGATAAAAATCCTGATACTTTGCGAAGGGTTTCTGATAATATTGATGTCCAGACTGTTTCAGGCTCAGGAAGCAGCCCTGTAATACTGGAGCAGGCAGGTATCAAGGATGCCGAGATTCTTCTTGCTGTAACCAATAAAGATGAAACAAACCTGGTAGCCTGCCTTATTGCAGACACACTGTCTCCAGGAACCAAAAAACTGGCTCGAATCCGTGATGCAGATTATGACATGTATCACAATAGTTTTTGCAGCAGTTCTCCCCATATTGATACTATTATAAACCCTGAGATTGAGGTTGTAAAAACAATTGACCGCCTCATGAGTGTGCCAGGGGCTGTTGATGTAGGGGAATTTGCAGATGGGCGGGTTAAATTTATTGGTATTAAAATGGATGAAAACACGAACCTTGAAGGGGTTACCCTTGCAGAACTTCCTGGAAAAATGGGAGGACACAGGCCCCTGATCGGGGCAATTTTAAGAAATGAAAAATTAATTATCCCTATGGGAAAAGATCAACTCCTTGCAGGAGATATTGTATATTTTATAAGCCAGGAAGAGCATGTTATAAAAACACTTGGTTTTTTTAATAAACATGCAGAACCCATAAGCCGTGTTTTAATAGTGGGAGGCGGCAGGATAGGCACCCGCCTGGCAAAGCATCTTGAAAAAAAATCAATTCAAACAAAGATAATAGAAAAAAATCCTGAACGGTGTACCATTCTTGCTGAACAGCTGAACAAACCTGTTGTATTATGCGGTGACGGTTCAGACCAGGTATTGTTAAAAGAAGAAAATATCCAGGACATTGATCTTATTGTTACCCTGACAAATGATGAAGAAACCAATATCCTGTCTTCGCTTCTTGCAACAAGAATGGGTGCTAAAAAAAGCATAACAAAGATAAGCAAATTCAGTTATTTTCCTTTAATGATGGCTATTGGAATTGAACAGGTTATAGATCCCAGGCTCTCAGCCATTAACAGTATTTTGCAGCATATAAGACGGGGCAAGGTATTGTCTGCTATTTCCATAAGAGGCGAAGAAGGGGAAGTCCTTGAGGCAATGGCTCTTGAAACATCTGATATTGTGGGAAAACCTTTAAAAAATATTTCATTTCCAAAAGGAGTGCTTGTAACAGCGGTCTTGAGGGAAAATGAGGTAATAATTCCAAGTGGAGAAACTATTGTCATACCCAATGACAGGATTATTATTTTTGCTCTCAGGGCGGCTATTCCTAAAATTGAAAAAATCCTTGCTGTAAAACTGGAGTATTTTTAA
- a CDS encoding 3-deoxy-D-manno-octulosonic acid transferase, which translates to MPEPLPEKAFFKFYDMLWSLAIPFLKHNKRIAQGYNQRILKQKLFYADLWIQAASVGEAYLAVEIINNLPYSDQLRILITTSTSQGIEILTKAFPPLENRNIQAAYFPFDKPCIMQSAVKNVCPRLMVILETEIWPGLIWALKKQKVKIFIVNGRLSLKSLKNYKIWPGLWKHLSPDKILAVSREDAERFKLLFGSGSSVALMNNIKFDRIDLNLPGVSNNLKTFFKDNIPVLVLGSVRGDEEELIEKIIIYVYSRNPGVIICIFPRHLHRVNSWSKRLNKGNTAWRLRSRLGSEVPGGTIVLWDIFGELASMYELAKAVFVGASLVPLGGQNFIEPLAAGIRPVIGPYWKDFKWAGLQLFDQGLVREGKNWQEAAELLNADLENPLDRESIRKQAAGYLQKHQGGTKQACQIIFDFLKSYVTVYIKQNNESKKETLNNAGN; encoded by the coding sequence ATGCCTGAACCTTTGCCTGAAAAGGCTTTTTTTAAATTTTATGATATGCTCTGGAGTCTGGCAATTCCTTTTCTTAAACATAATAAGAGAATTGCCCAGGGATATAACCAGAGGATATTAAAACAAAAACTATTTTATGCAGACCTTTGGATCCAGGCTGCTTCTGTGGGAGAAGCCTATCTTGCTGTTGAAATTATCAATAATCTGCCTTATTCAGATCAATTAAGGATATTGATTACAACCAGCACAAGCCAGGGTATTGAAATTTTAACAAAAGCTTTTCCGCCCCTGGAAAATAGAAATATCCAGGCTGCTTATTTCCCTTTTGATAAACCCTGTATTATGCAGTCTGCTGTGAAAAATGTTTGTCCCAGGTTAATGGTAATCCTGGAAACCGAGATATGGCCTGGTTTGATTTGGGCATTAAAAAAACAAAAGGTTAAAATTTTTATTGTTAATGGCAGGTTATCTTTAAAAAGCCTGAAAAACTATAAAATATGGCCCGGTTTGTGGAAACATTTAAGTCCTGATAAAATCCTGGCTGTTTCCCGGGAAGATGCAGAGCGGTTTAAATTATTGTTTGGTAGCGGCAGTTCTGTTGCATTAATGAATAATATTAAATTTGACCGTATAGATTTGAACCTGCCGGGTGTGTCAAATAATTTAAAAACCTTTTTTAAAGACAATATCCCTGTACTGGTCCTTGGTTCTGTCAGGGGTGATGAAGAGGAATTGATTGAAAAGATCATTATCTATGTTTACAGTAGAAATCCTGGGGTCATTATATGTATTTTTCCCAGGCATCTTCACAGGGTAAACTCCTGGTCAAAAAGATTGAACAAGGGAAATACTGCCTGGAGATTAAGATCCAGGCTTGGTTCTGAGGTTCCTGGAGGTACAATTGTCCTCTGGGATATTTTCGGGGAACTGGCTTCCATGTATGAGCTGGCAAAAGCGGTTTTTGTTGGTGCCAGTCTTGTGCCCCTGGGAGGCCAGAATTTTATTGAACCCCTGGCAGCCGGTATCAGGCCTGTTATAGGCCCGTATTGGAAAGACTTTAAATGGGCAGGTTTACAATTGTTTGACCAGGGTCTGGTTCGTGAAGGCAAAAACTGGCAGGAGGCTGCAGAACTTTTGAATGCTGATCTGGAAAACCCCTTAGACAGGGAATCCATACGCAAACAGGCAGCCGGATATTTACAAAAACATCAGGGAGGAACAAAACAGGCATGTCAAATTATTTTTGATTTTCTTAAATCTTATGTTACAGTTTATATAAAACAAAACAATGAATCTAAAAAGGAGACTTTAAACAATGCTGGAAACTAA
- a CDS encoding ferritin-like domain-containing protein, which yields MLETNALKILKNAILLEKRGQAFYQNTADQAQGRAVKEFFELMADEEEEHIRILSEQFKSLKNNNKFKARGYLSKDASNLASEVLTREIKEQISGSGFESAAISAAAAMEQKAVELYSQRAETAEDPEEKKLYQWLAQWEQGHLDMLLAMDKELTEKIWNDNQFWPF from the coding sequence ATGCTGGAAACTAATGCACTGAAAATATTAAAAAATGCTATTTTGCTTGAAAAAAGAGGCCAGGCGTTTTACCAGAATACAGCAGACCAGGCCCAGGGCAGGGCTGTTAAAGAATTTTTTGAACTCATGGCTGATGAGGAAGAAGAACATATAAGGATTCTTTCAGAGCAGTTTAAATCTTTAAAAAATAATAATAAGTTTAAAGCTCGGGGATATTTAAGCAAAGATGCCTCTAATCTGGCTTCAGAGGTATTGACCAGGGAAATTAAAGAACAGATATCAGGTTCAGGTTTTGAATCTGCTGCTATTTCAGCAGCAGCAGCCATGGAACAAAAAGCTGTGGAACTATATTCTCAAAGAGCTGAAACTGCTGAAGATCCTGAAGAAAAAAAACTATATCAATGGCTTGCCCAGTGGGAACAGGGACACTTAGACATGCTTCTTGCCATGGATAAAGAACTGACGGAAAAAATATGGAATGATAATCAATTCTGGCCCTTTTAG
- a CDS encoding hybrid sensor histidine kinase/response regulator — protein sequence MKAQVSEKPVVLVVDDDVINLKIITEFLNKSNFEVLIARNGEAALRQALFAFPDIILLDIMMPGVDGYETCMRLQEDEATRDIPVIFLSALSELPDKIRGFGLGAVDYITKPFQKEEVIARVTTHLTLKNQKKQLEELNATKDKFFSIIAHDMRNIFNGLIATSWLIAESSEKIDEKDMSMLGKRMYDSTRIAHSLLENLLNWARIQNGAMDFNPAEICIKEIINKVADHLKASAERKNITIFTSAQPDIKVYADLNMIDTILRNLVSNAIKFTHPGGSIHISAIEKQGFTQISVQDTGIGINEQDIQKLLRIDNKFKREGTQGEQGTGLGLILCKEFIEKHGGKIWIESRVEQGTTFMFTLPASSVEFA from the coding sequence ATGAAAGCCCAAGTATCGGAAAAACCTGTTGTTTTAGTTGTTGATGATGATGTGATAAATCTGAAAATTATTACAGAGTTTTTAAATAAATCCAATTTTGAAGTTTTGATTGCCAGGAACGGGGAAGCTGCACTGCGCCAGGCTTTGTTTGCTTTTCCTGATATTATTCTCCTGGATATAATGATGCCTGGTGTTGATGGATATGAAACATGTATGCGTTTGCAGGAAGATGAAGCAACAAGAGATATTCCTGTGATTTTTCTCAGCGCACTTTCTGAGCTGCCTGATAAAATCAGGGGCTTTGGGCTTGGAGCAGTTGACTATATTACCAAGCCTTTTCAAAAAGAAGAGGTTATTGCAAGGGTTACAACCCATTTGACCCTCAAGAATCAAAAAAAGCAGCTTGAGGAGCTGAATGCAACCAAGGATAAGTTTTTTTCAATTATTGCCCATGATATGAGAAATATTTTTAACGGGCTTATAGCAACTTCCTGGTTAATTGCAGAATCTTCTGAAAAAATTGATGAAAAAGACATGTCTATGCTTGGAAAAAGAATGTATGATTCAACCAGGATAGCCCACAGTCTGCTTGAAAATCTTTTAAACTGGGCAAGAATTCAAAACGGAGCAATGGATTTTAATCCAGCAGAAATCTGCATTAAGGAAATAATCAACAAGGTTGCAGACCATTTAAAAGCATCTGCTGAAAGAAAAAATATAACAATTTTCACTTCTGCTCAACCAGATATTAAGGTATATGCCGATTTGAATATGATAGATACAATTTTGCGCAATCTTGTTTCAAATGCCATTAAGTTTACTCATCCCGGGGGCAGTATTCATATTTCTGCCATTGAAAAACAAGGTTTTACACAAATCTCTGTTCAGGATACAGGTATTGGTATTAATGAACAGGATATTCAAAAACTTTTAAGAATTGATAATAAATTCAAACGGGAAGGAACCCAGGGGGAACAGGGAACAGGGCTTGGATTAATTTTATGCAAAGAGTTTATTGAAAAGCACGGCGGGAAAATATGGATTGAAAGCAGGGTAGAACAGGGAACAACGTTTATGTTTACCCTGCCTGCATCATCAGTTGAATTTGCCTGA